A part of Chrysiogenia bacterium genomic DNA contains:
- a CDS encoding PilZ domain-containing protein, translating into MGTRLSYIVNRRDDPRHEVENMAVKMRPADSDEDYLVEYAGNLSRSGIFLKSETPFDVETELDLVFRLPEEEAEQLGRSSLHVSGTVVWVNRPGEQHENAGPGMGVRFEDIDEDTLHVLERIIHRVAVLPDAE; encoded by the coding sequence ATGGGGACGAGGCTTTCCTACATCGTCAACCGGCGCGACGACCCCCGCCATGAGGTCGAGAACATGGCCGTGAAGATGCGGCCCGCCGATTCGGACGAGGACTACCTGGTGGAGTACGCCGGGAATCTCTCGCGTTCGGGCATCTTCCTGAAATCCGAAACTCCTTTCGATGTCGAGACCGAACTCGACCTCGTATTCCGCCTCCCCGAAGAAGAAGCCGAGCAGCTCGGCCGCAGCAGCCTGCACGTGAGCGGCACCGTCGTCTGGGTCAACCGCCCCGGCGAGCAGCACGAGAACGCCGGCCCCGGCATGGGGGTTCGCTTCGAGGACATCGACGAGGACACCCTCCACGTGCTTGAGCGCATCATCCACCGGGTGGCCGTGCTGCCGGATGCAGAATAA
- a CDS encoding hydroxymethylglutaryl-CoA lyase has translation MLNLPTSVKIFEQAPRDGLQDVGDFVPTAKKAALVRLLAGSGVAGISVTSFVHPKWVPQMADAEDLLRELGPAPAGVVYSAVAPNEKALLRLIELPEEIRPSRVGVPFSASETFQRRNVNRTTEETLREIGRLVALGHKHGVEVTSAISMAFGCPYEGDVPASAVVRAADALWTEGVRSISLADTTGTSNPLMIKEICGAVIGELPEADIGLHIHDSRGMGLACVLAALEVGITRLDGSAGGIGGCPYARGARGNIATEDLVHMLHEMGIHTGVDLGKILQAAKFIDEELGLPVASQVYRAGPVRHEPAPEADTCD, from the coding sequence ATGCTGAACCTGCCCACCAGTGTGAAGATCTTCGAGCAGGCGCCCCGCGACGGGCTCCAGGATGTTGGGGACTTCGTCCCAACGGCGAAGAAGGCCGCGCTCGTGCGCCTGCTGGCCGGGAGCGGCGTGGCCGGGATCAGCGTGACGAGCTTCGTCCATCCCAAATGGGTTCCCCAGATGGCCGATGCCGAGGACCTGCTGCGAGAGCTGGGCCCTGCGCCTGCGGGAGTCGTTTATTCCGCCGTCGCCCCCAACGAGAAGGCCCTGCTGCGCCTCATCGAGCTGCCCGAGGAGATCCGCCCCTCGCGTGTGGGGGTTCCGTTTTCAGCGAGCGAGACCTTCCAGCGGCGCAACGTGAACCGCACGACCGAAGAAACCCTGCGCGAGATCGGGCGCCTGGTTGCGCTCGGTCACAAGCACGGCGTCGAAGTGACCAGCGCCATATCCATGGCCTTTGGCTGTCCCTATGAAGGCGACGTCCCGGCCTCCGCCGTGGTCCGTGCGGCCGACGCGCTCTGGACCGAGGGTGTGCGCAGCATCTCGCTGGCCGATACCACCGGCACTTCGAACCCGCTCATGATCAAGGAAATCTGCGGCGCGGTCATCGGCGAGCTGCCCGAGGCCGACATCGGCCTGCACATCCACGACTCACGTGGGATGGGCCTTGCCTGCGTGCTCGCCGCACTGGAAGTCGGCATCACGCGGCTGGACGGAAGCGCCGGCGGAATCGGCGGCTGCCCGTACGCCAGGGGCGCGCGCGGAAACATCGCCACCGAGGACCTCGTGCACATGCTTCACGAAATGGGAATCCACACGGGCGTGGATCTGGGAAAGATTCTTCAGGCGGCGAAGTTCATCGACGAAGAGCTCGGCCTGCCCGTCGCCAGTCAAGTCTACCGTGCCGGGCCCGTGCGGCACGAACCGGCGCCTGAAGCAGACACCTGCGACTAA
- a CDS encoding MAPEG family protein, which translates to MAYASIVAVLALLEYYVFILLVGKMRGECKIQAPATTGDPKFERYYRVQQNTAEQLIVFLPALYLFAAYVDGTWAAVVGLAFIAGRAWYAVSYYEEAKKRSNGFLVTFLSEMVLLVGGLIGAIRAAF; encoded by the coding sequence ATGGCCTATGCCTCCATCGTGGCGGTGCTGGCACTGCTCGAATACTACGTCTTTATTCTGCTGGTCGGAAAGATGCGCGGCGAGTGCAAGATCCAGGCGCCGGCCACCACCGGGGACCCCAAGTTCGAACGCTACTACCGCGTGCAGCAGAACACGGCCGAGCAGCTCATCGTCTTTCTGCCGGCGCTCTACCTGTTTGCGGCCTACGTGGACGGCACCTGGGCGGCAGTGGTCGGGCTGGCCTTTATCGCCGGGCGCGCCTGGTATGCGGTGAGCTACTACGAAGAGGCGAAGAAGCGCTCGAACGGTTTCCTCGTGACGTTCCTCTCCGAGATGGTGCTGCTCGTCGGCGGCCTCATCGGCGCGATCCGCGCGGCATTCTAG
- a CDS encoding methylmalonyl-CoA mutase family protein: MSLYSREELQKIIESKESWTAEELAGVLGKRPERDARFTTLSDKPIERVYGPDDDGARDFQSEIAWPGQYPYTRSIHPTGYRGKPWTIRLFSGFGTAEETNERYKYLLANGQDGLSVAFHLPNLMGRDSDDPRSRGEVGRCGVAIDTLADMETLFDGIELEPITTSMTTNAPAAINLAFYLAVAQKQGADWKKLGGTTQNDILKEYIAQKTWIFPPRPSMRIFTDFVTFCTEAVPRWNTVSISGYHIREAGSTAAQELAFTLYDGLEYVKHSVEAGLSVDDVAPRFSFFFNSHSDFFEEIAKFRAARRIWAREMKERFGAKDPRSMMLRFHTQTAGCSLTAQQPLNNVARTALQALAAVLGGTQSLHTNSMDETLSLPTKTAATVALRTQQLILEETGVVHTIDPLGGSWFVEKLTDELEEECLSYFKRLDDMGGMIPAIEEGFPQEEISKAALHFQRQMESGDKVMVGVNKYVVPPEEDHKIEILEITDADESRQVEKLKKVKAGRNQSAVKDSLAKLEKAARGDANLMPPILEAARSYASIGEICDTLRGVFGEYTDPGLF, translated from the coding sequence ATGTCGCTGTATTCGCGCGAAGAACTACAGAAGATCATCGAGTCCAAGGAGAGCTGGACGGCCGAGGAACTGGCCGGCGTGCTGGGCAAACGCCCCGAGCGCGATGCCCGCTTCACGACGCTCTCGGACAAGCCCATTGAGCGCGTGTACGGACCCGACGACGACGGCGCGCGCGACTTCCAGAGCGAGATCGCCTGGCCGGGGCAGTATCCCTACACCCGCAGCATTCATCCCACCGGCTATCGCGGCAAGCCCTGGACCATCCGCCTGTTCTCGGGCTTCGGCACGGCCGAGGAAACCAACGAGCGCTACAAGTATCTGCTCGCCAACGGCCAGGACGGGCTCTCGGTGGCCTTCCACCTGCCCAACCTCATGGGCCGCGACAGCGATGATCCGCGCTCGCGCGGCGAAGTGGGCCGCTGCGGCGTGGCCATCGATACGCTCGCGGACATGGAGACTCTCTTCGACGGGATCGAGCTCGAACCCATCACGACGAGCATGACCACCAATGCGCCTGCGGCGATCAACCTGGCCTTCTACCTGGCCGTCGCGCAGAAGCAGGGCGCCGACTGGAAGAAGCTCGGCGGCACGACGCAGAACGACATCCTTAAAGAGTACATTGCGCAGAAGACCTGGATCTTCCCGCCGCGCCCGAGCATGCGGATCTTTACAGACTTCGTGACCTTCTGCACCGAGGCCGTGCCGCGCTGGAATACCGTTTCGATTTCGGGCTACCACATCCGCGAGGCCGGCAGCACCGCCGCGCAGGAACTGGCGTTTACGCTCTATGACGGGCTCGAATACGTGAAGCACTCGGTCGAGGCCGGGCTCAGTGTCGACGACGTGGCGCCGCGCTTCAGCTTCTTCTTCAACTCCCACAGCGACTTCTTCGAAGAGATCGCAAAGTTCCGCGCCGCCCGCCGCATCTGGGCGCGCGAGATGAAGGAGCGTTTCGGTGCAAAAGACCCGCGCTCGATGATGCTGCGCTTCCACACGCAGACGGCCGGCTGCTCGCTCACCGCGCAGCAGCCCCTCAACAACGTCGCGCGCACCGCGCTGCAGGCACTGGCCGCCGTGCTGGGCGGCACCCAGTCGCTGCACACCAACTCCATGGACGAGACACTCTCGCTGCCCACGAAGACGGCGGCCACGGTGGCGCTTCGCACGCAGCAGCTCATCCTCGAAGAGACGGGCGTCGTGCACACCATCGATCCGCTGGGTGGGAGCTGGTTTGTCGAGAAGCTCACAGACGAACTCGAAGAGGAATGCCTTTCCTACTTCAAGCGCCTCGACGACATGGGCGGCATGATCCCGGCCATTGAAGAGGGCTTCCCGCAGGAGGAAATCTCCAAGGCGGCGCTTCACTTCCAGCGGCAGATGGAGTCAGGCGACAAGGTGATGGTCGGCGTGAACAAGTACGTCGTGCCGCCCGAGGAAGATCACAAGATCGAGATCCTCGAGATCACCGACGCCGACGAGAGCCGGCAGGTCGAGAAACTCAAGAAGGTGAAGGCAGGGCGCAACCAGAGCGCGGTCAAGGACTCGCTCGCCAAGCTCGAGAAAGCCGCCCGCGGGGACGCCAACCTCATGCCACCGATTCTGGAGGCCGCCCGCAGCTACGCCAGCATCGGCGAGATCTGCGACACGCTGCGCGGGGTCTTTGGGGAATACACGGATCCGGGATTGTTCTAA
- the ribB gene encoding 3,4-dihydroxy-2-butanone-4-phosphate synthase — protein MPFSRVEQAIEDIRQGKPVILVDDEDRENEGDFVYAAEKITPEAINFMATHGRGLICLSLTDEKAGKLHLRPMVEHNTAQFSTAFTVSIEAREGVTTGISAADRATTILTAVREDCRPEDLARPGHVFPLIAKPGGVLQRTGQTEGSVDLARLAGLAPAGVICEIMNEDGTMARRPDLEVVAERFGLVIVSVADLIKYRRVKEQLVERYAEADVPLKFGDFHMVVYRSNVNNIEHLAFVKGEVSPDTPTLVRVQSTSVLNELLNQIGRWNKDSLGEALDRVESEGAGVVLCLSMQGRAPRRIGDVLREAQAHGENKITEPVDASSHSDMPDHLREYGLGAQILADLGVKKMRLLTNNPRRIPALEGFDLEIVETVPMNAEAEEGEGADVHVLKPRS, from the coding sequence ATGCCGTTTTCGCGTGTTGAGCAGGCCATTGAAGACATTCGCCAGGGAAAGCCCGTCATCCTCGTCGACGATGAGGACCGCGAGAACGAGGGCGATTTCGTCTACGCCGCCGAGAAGATCACGCCCGAGGCCATCAACTTCATGGCCACCCACGGGCGCGGGCTCATCTGTCTCTCCCTGACCGACGAGAAGGCCGGCAAGCTCCACTTGCGCCCCATGGTCGAGCACAACACCGCGCAGTTCTCCACGGCGTTCACCGTTTCCATTGAAGCGCGCGAGGGTGTGACCACCGGCATCAGCGCCGCCGACCGTGCGACGACGATCCTTACCGCTGTGCGCGAGGACTGCCGCCCCGAAGACCTGGCGCGTCCGGGTCACGTGTTCCCGCTCATTGCCAAGCCCGGCGGCGTGCTTCAGCGCACCGGGCAGACCGAGGGCTCGGTCGACCTGGCCCGGCTGGCGGGACTCGCCCCGGCCGGCGTCATCTGTGAGATCATGAACGAGGACGGCACCATGGCGCGCCGCCCGGACCTCGAAGTGGTAGCCGAGCGCTTCGGGCTGGTCATCGTCTCAGTGGCGGATCTGATCAAGTATCGCCGCGTAAAAGAGCAGCTCGTCGAGCGCTACGCCGAGGCGGATGTGCCGCTCAAGTTCGGCGACTTCCACATGGTGGTCTACCGCAGCAACGTCAATAACATCGAACACCTCGCCTTTGTGAAGGGTGAGGTCTCGCCCGACACGCCCACGCTGGTGCGCGTGCAGTCGACCTCTGTTCTGAACGAATTGCTCAACCAGATCGGCCGGTGGAACAAGGACTCGCTGGGCGAAGCGCTCGACCGCGTCGAGTCCGAGGGTGCCGGCGTGGTGCTGTGCCTGAGCATGCAGGGGCGCGCCCCGCGCCGCATCGGCGACGTCCTGCGCGAAGCCCAGGCCCACGGCGAGAACAAGATCACCGAGCCGGTGGACGCCTCTTCCCACTCCGACATGCCCGACCACCTGCGCGAGTACGGGCTGGGCGCGCAGATTCTCGCCGACCTGGGCGTGAAGAAAATGCGCCTGCTGACCAACAACCCGCGTCGCATTCCGGCTCTGGAAGGCTTCGATCTCGAGATCGTCGAGACCGTCCCCATGAACGCCGAGGCCGAAGAGGGCGAGGGCGCCGACGTTCACGTCCTCAAACCGCGAAGCTGA
- a CDS encoding transposase: protein MIRDSFQPRRRSIRLQGYNYAKHGAYFITVCTSERACLLGEVRNSAVVHSDFGRIVSQCWRELPRHFVGVTTDCFIVMPDHVHGILLVNLVPDSHRGKGEACLAPTRGDTDASLGAIIGSLKSASARKINQYRGTLGAPVWQRNYHERIIRDEEELQQIREYILTNPQRWETRSGGR, encoded by the coding sequence ATGATTCGTGATTCCTTCCAACCCCGTCGTCGGTCGATTCGCCTGCAGGGATACAACTACGCAAAACATGGGGCCTATTTCATTACAGTCTGCACCAGCGAACGTGCATGCCTGCTTGGCGAAGTTCGAAATTCGGCCGTCGTGCATTCGGATTTCGGACGCATCGTGAGCCAATGCTGGCGAGAGTTGCCACGGCATTTTGTGGGTGTGACTACGGATTGCTTTATTGTTATGCCCGATCACGTGCATGGAATTCTGTTGGTGAATCTTGTGCCGGACTCCCACAGAGGGAAGGGCGAGGCATGCCTCGCCCCTACGAGGGGTGATACGGATGCGTCGTTGGGCGCCATCATTGGATCACTGAAATCGGCAAGTGCGCGAAAGATCAACCAGTACCGCGGGACGCTCGGTGCCCCGGTATGGCAGCGGAACTACCATGAGCGAATCATTCGCGACGAAGAAGAACTCCAGCAGATTCGCGAATACATCCTCACCAACCCTCAGCGTTGGGAGACGCGCTCAGGAGGCAGGTAA
- a CDS encoding nucleoside 2-deoxyribosyltransferase, with translation MSKGCIYCSGPLFCPEERAGMSQVARIFEESGYATFLPHRDGIERFVLGSANNPAANLPGVSKLTRAINRAIFCLDIYQIVEVCDALVFNMNGRVPDEGGVVETAVAWTAGKPLIIYKNDARSKVGGNDNSMITGLSPEFATVGELETLPREIEKAREKIRTASPNLHRGENLPPQVRTALERGRRIWAVLQNLPTPRNSKETIELLEQLTLETREG, from the coding sequence TTGAGCAAGGGATGCATCTACTGTTCCGGCCCGCTCTTCTGTCCCGAGGAGCGGGCCGGCATGTCTCAGGTCGCCCGGATTTTCGAGGAATCGGGCTACGCCACGTTTCTGCCTCATCGCGACGGGATCGAGCGCTTCGTGCTCGGCTCGGCGAATAACCCGGCGGCCAATCTGCCGGGGGTGAGCAAACTCACCCGGGCCATCAACCGGGCCATCTTCTGCCTGGACATCTATCAGATCGTGGAAGTCTGCGATGCGCTGGTCTTCAACATGAACGGCCGCGTCCCAGACGAAGGCGGCGTCGTCGAGACCGCCGTGGCCTGGACCGCGGGCAAGCCGCTCATCATCTACAAGAACGATGCGCGCAGCAAGGTGGGCGGTAACGACAACTCCATGATCACGGGCCTCTCGCCGGAGTTCGCCACCGTGGGGGAGCTCGAAACCCTCCCGCGCGAGATCGAAAAAGCCCGCGAGAAGATTCGCACCGCCTCGCCGAACCTCCATCGCGGCGAAAACCTCCCGCCCCAGGTGCGCACCGCCCTGGAGCGCGGCCGCCGCATCTGGGCGGTGCTGCAGAATTTGCCGACTCCAAGAAATTCCAAAGAGACCATCGAGCTGCTCGAACAGCTCACCCTGGAGACACGCGAGGGGTAG